AATAATGTCTCCAGCAAAAAGTGTTCTCTGTCAATCGGCAATGGGACtcaaataaattcatttgTCAACGAATCTCCACTGAGATGTCACACTCGAAAACATCCGGATGAGTCCAGAAAAAGGACAAGTCCTGATTAAATTATCGGACTGATAAGTCCAATAATTAAAAGGACATTGAGACCGTTGGtgcagacaacaataatattgAATTTACTTTACGACGAAGAAATCAAAGGAAGCCAGTCAAGAGTATGATAAAAGCTTTGCGGAAGGACTCTAGGAAATAACGAAAGtcaagaatctttttttaataatccaTAAATTGGTTGAATACTCGTGTATAAAAAAATCCGGTACCCCATGGATGCATAAAATATTCGTTTGCACATGCATAATCTTTTATTTAGCGTCTTTTACCAACCTATTAGAGAAGCAAAGCAACCTATCCAACACGCGATGCCGCTTCAAACAACAAAACTTTGACGATTTGGGAACCGacccatttttgtttctgtagCGACATAAAATGCTATCTGGTACGAACAAGGTTTTTTAACggatttttttcgatttgaacGAGAATATCTCTTAGATAGACAAAGCTTCTCTCCAATACAATgaaaggaaatttgaaaagtgtGACGTCCGTATTTCATGCATCGTTAACGTCACACGTGACAGTAGGATTTGGATAGATGAACAcggaatgaataaaaattaatcgCCTGATGCGGATAGTATTCAAGGAATCAGTTTGAAAAGTACCAATACTTAGAATTAGTTTCTTATTACGATAGCAGTGCGTCCGAAAGTTTTTTCCTTCACAACGAGCAGACGGGTGGGGtctattttgattttcgttTACCTTGACCACTAATTTACTTGCATAACCTCTACCAATCACTTTCGCTGAATGCATGACTTTGGCAAATTGCCATATTCAAACGTAATCAGCCGGGATATACTCTCCAATTTTGTATAAAAACGTGAACAGACTGGACTGAAATTATCAGTTCACCAACTGTTTTCAGCAAGTTAACCACTACTCCAAAATGAAAGTAGGAAATATTTgatattattgaaattttaccttatTACATGGCCTCAAATGTTTCATATTTCATACAGTTCATCATCCTCGCCGCCCTTTTCGCTGTCGCTGCCGCCGATTCTTACAGGTCAGCCGAATACGCTCCCAAGTATGAAGCTCCGGCATACAAATCTACATATGAAGCCAAATACGAGGTGAGTCACATTTCATAAATGAATCAACGAAACACGGAAATTAACTttcgaaataaatatttttgaagacTCCCCAACCTTACGACTTCAGCTGGGCCGTCAATGATTACTACAACGACTACGAACACTCTGAGAAGAGTGTCGACGGCAATGTCGTAACCGGATCATACCGCGTCGTCCTTCCCGACGGCCGCACCCAAATTGTCACCTACAGGGCCGACAGCTACGGATATGTCGCCGACGTCAAGTACACCGGTGAAGCCAAGTATCCCGAATACGTCGAAAACAACTACAAAGCTACCACCTACTCCGCCCCAGCTTACAAGCCCACCGCTCCCACCTACTCCGCTCCTGCTTACAAGCCCACTGCTCCCACTTACACCGCTCCCACATACACTGCCCCGGCCAAAAAGGGTCCCACCTACACCGTCACCGCTCCCACATACTCTGCCCCGGCCCCGGCTTACACCGCCACTCCGGTCTACAAAGCCCCCGCAGTCCAGCCCCAGTATTAAATTGCAAGTAATTGAAACCGCTGAAATGTGTGTATCTAAACTTATTATTTAATACAAATATTAAATTCGATCAAAGTACTaccataaatattttaattatggAAGCGCTAAAATATTCCTGGATTCTCGGttctgttttaaaataaaaaggaattctTCTGTCTTGCGGAAATTGAATGGCCGGAACCGTTTGGGATGGATTGGATCACCACAAGTTTAATACCCAGATAGAAATCGATAACTACATAGATacccaaaaagttaaaaaaatcgattacttAGTTCACGGAAACACGACGACAATGGACCAATACTGCATTCAGAATATGGATACACAATTCAGAAAAATGTGCTGGCTTTGAGCGTGAAGCGCTTCGTGGTCATCGATTCGGCATGAAAGTGCCTATGAAAGTGCTATAAgagcaagaaaagaaataatgacaCCTTTAACGCAAATCACGTAAAAGGCTACAAACTAAACTTTCGTTCAGCTTCAGTTAACCAAGAAATGtagaaaatttctttaacATATACCATGCGCTGAGGTGACCTGAGGAcccattattttgttttgcaccAGGTAGTGAGTAAAACGGGCAATGAAAGCAACACATGGACGACATGAAAGAGTTGGATGTGGAGATGGGCATGGACGTCATGGAGAGTTGTAGACCTATATCTTCGGTGACGAAGACGAAGCGGTTAATAGTTGGCCCCACGTTCCGAAGTTCATTTCTGAGATTCTTACATAAGCCTACGGTTAAGAGACACTCGGTATAATTCAGATTTTatcaaattcttttacttTGACTGACAGTGATTTCATTTAATGGCGCGAAATCTACATGAATGGATTAAATCATTTTGTCGTAGCATAGTTTAAGACggttaagaaaaaacaatcgcCCAATCAACCAGAAGGGGAATTCCCGTGAAGTTTTTGAAACGAGGATAAAAGAGAACGTCAATTAAATAGGTCATTAACCAAGTCCAATTTACCTAAAAGTCGAGCAACGgtatctttttcatttcaaattctgacTTCCCAAATTGTGTTTCAACCTGTTATCGGTTGTCCAATGTTCATCtaagttttcttttcacgCGAGCAGACAGGTGGGGtctattttgattttcgtCTACCTTGACTGCCAATTATTTGCATAACCTCTACCAATCACTTTTGCTGAATGCATAACTTTGGCAAATTGCCATATTCAAACGTATCAGTCGGAATGTACTCTCGAATTTCGTATAAAAACGTGAACAGACTGGACTGAAATTATCAGTTCACCAACTGTTTTCAGCAAGTTAACCACTACTCCAAAATGAAAgtaggaaatattttaaaaacgttGTCTCCTAAAACGCATTACCTTTTACATGGCGTCAAATGTTCcatattttattagttcttGATCCTCGCCGCCCTTTTCGCTGTCGCTGCCGCCGATTCTTACAGGTCAGCCGAATACGCTCCCAAGTACGAAGCTCCGGCATACAAATCTACATATGAAGCCAAATACGAGGTGAGTCTCATttcataaattaattaaagaaaCATGGAAATTAACTTTtgcaaatgaatattttatgAAGACTCCCCAACCTTACGACTTCAGCTGGGCCGTCAATGATTACTACAACGACTATTCCCATTCCGAGAGCAGCGATGGCAAAGTGACCACCGGATCATACCACGTCGTCCTTCCCGACGGCCGCACCCAAATTGTCACCTACAAGGCCGACAGCTACGGATATGTCGCCGACGTCAAGTACACCGGTGAAGCCAAATACCCCGAATACGTCGCAAACAACTACAAAGCTACCACCTACTCCGCCCCAGCTTACAGGCCCACTGCTCCCACCTATTCCGCTCCTGCTTACAAGCCCACTGCTCCCAGCACTTACACCGCTCCCACATACTCTGCCCCGGCCCCGGCTTACACCGCCACTCCGGTCTACAAAGCCCCCGCAGTCCAGCCCCAGTACTAAATTGAAAGTTGATTGAAACCACCGAAATGTCTGTATCTAaacttattatttaatataaaaattaaattcgatCAATGAAAGTAGTACGTCTATAATCGAATTCTTTCGAAATCACTTAAGTATTTCTGGGTTCCAGAATTTTTTGCCGAAACTTACATTCAAATGTTTAGAAATTTGCATCGAAATGTCACATGCTACCATCAGTACGGATAATTTTGATTAGCCgataacgaaaagaaaatgatcatGAATGGGAAAAGCAACCAAGATGTGACTGGGGTGTGGCTTGCGAAATAATGGagaaaatgtaagaaaaacaaaaaagaggaacCGGAAAGGAATCCAAAGAAGGGAAAACCTTAGGTCCAAAACAATAGTAAGACGGAACATTttcagtgaaaaaaaacaaaaaaaacattcgacCATCAGTGCGCCTGAATTTCAGCTGTTTGTCAAATTTACGTTAGTTGTGTTTGTTTACGAAAAATCTCACTTTCTTCCAAACCTCTTtctaaagaacaaaaatatgaaTCCGTTGATTAGTTCAATCGAAAGGGTAACTCAAAACAGCTCTTTTCTCCACTCAATATACATATTTTCCATTTGAATAACATCCTATCCCATCTAAACCCATACGAATTATTGGTGATTGGTAACCGCGAAAACAGCCGATCTGCCGATCACTACTCTTCCCTTTGCAAAACGTCCATGGGAGACTCACAATTTAAATGTCGAATTTGTCGTTACCTATTGACcagattgatttttgtttgtttgatttcaaaatcaaaaagcaTATTACAACTTTTGGGACTCAGTTGAACACTACCACACAGAAGGTATCGTCCATTTCTTTTAGGTGCCTATTCTATAGCCACATAGATACAATCAAACGACTCAAAATTCTATTCAGACTtatctttaaatattttaattcttaCCGCAGACTCTGCAGTTCCTAAATAGTTTACCCGCGAAGATGATTCCAAATCTTTGATGATCCAGAACGGGCTCATCAAGTTAGACCCAATATCAGGTACAGTCGAAACATACAAAGGAAACGATACTGTAGTGAACATAGGAAAGATTAAAACATTACAACATTCAATGACAAAAACAACCACATCTAACCTGAATTTAAACCACCGAACGTGGATGTTTTTGAAGAGCAAGGAATTCTTTTGTCCTAAGGAAACTGAATGGCCAGAACCACTCGGAATGGATTGGATTACCTCAAGTTCAAAACGCAGATACAATTCGATAACTAAATCacccaaaaatttaaaaaatgcgattACTTAATCCACAGAAACACAACGAACAAGAACTGCATTCAGAATacggaaacaaaaatgagaaaaatgtcAGTTAAGTGGAAACGCCCTACAAAATCATCAAACTTACAAGAATAGAGAAAAGGCTTCAAATGTAAAAACAGCCATCATGTTATTTATTCATCCAACCGAGCCTTCTTGAGttgtaaatgaaaaaagaatagatgGCCTTTAGCATGAAGCGCTTCAGTGGTCATCGACTTCAGCGCGGCTGTGAAAGTGCTATAAgagcaagaaaataaaaaatgacacCGTTAAAGCAAATCACGTACACGGCTGCAAACAAAAGTTTCGTTCAGCTTCGGTTAaccgagaaaaataaaattttaaaacacacATAAGGTGGTACTtaatcgtcttttttttactggttTTATACAAGGGTGAGGAACACAGcggggaaaataaagaaacaatttcaaaactaGTCGAAGCtccattaaattaaaataaatattgaaactGACCTGGTGAAAATCAATAAAGGTTATCTCATCATGGCCAAATACTCAACGGGTCATGTTGGCAAGAGAAGTATTTGGAAGGATGAAGACAGCCAGAATCACAATCCAACAGGATGAGCGAAGCTATAGATATCGGGTGATGTCCTTACCTGCATTAATAACTTTATTCATATTCACTTGTAAAAACATTGAATAAAGTGACCAGAATACactgaaatgaaatcatattTCATCTAGTGAGATTTCGCCGTTCCACAGAaaagtgtttttgtttatCCTCCGTCATCGTCTTTATGGCACCTTGATAACAAAATTGCtaagaaaaaaagctacgCAAAGCGCATGGAATATACAGGACACGGATTACGGAAAACCTATTTGAGCTGTTTGTAGACTAACATGTTTGTGAAACAGCATTTCAAAAGTGGAACACTGGGTCATTGTCGCCAAATTTATTGCGtaaaatatctgaaaataGTGTGGAATAATGTCTCCAGCAAAAAGTGTTCTCTGTCAATCGGCAATGGGACtcaaataaattcatttgTCAACGAATCTCCACTGAGATGTCACACTCGAAAACATCCGGATGAGTCCAGAAAAAGGACAAGTCCTGATTAAATTATCGGACTGATAAGTCCAATAATTAAAAGGACATTGAGACCGTTGGtgcagacaacaataatattgAATTTACTTTACGACGAAGAAATCAAAGGAAGCCAGTCAAGAGTATGATAAAAGCTTTGCGGAAGGACTCTAGGAAATAACGAAAGtcaagaatctttttttaataatccaTAAATTGGTTGAATACTCGTGTATAAAAAAATCCGGTACCCCATGGATGCATAAAATATTCGTTTGCACATGCATAATCTTTTATTTAGCGTCTTTTACCAACCTATTAGAGAAGCAAAGCAACCTATCCAACACGCGATGCCGCTTCAAACAACAAAACTTTGACGATTTGGGAACCGacccatttttgtttctgtagCGACATAAAATGCTATCTGGTACGAACAAGGTTTTTTAACggatttttttcgatttgaacGAGAATATCTCTTAGATAGACAAAGCTTCTCTCCAATACAATgaaaggaaatttgaaaagtgtGACGTCCGTATTTCATGCATCGTTAACGTCACACGTGACAGTAGGATTTGGATAGATGAACAcggaatgaataaaaattaatcgCCTGATGCGGATAGTATTCAAGGAATCAGTTTGAAAAGTACCAATACTTAGAATTAGTTTCTTATTACGATAGCAGTGCGTCCGAAAGTTTTTTCCTTCACAACGAGCAGACGGGTGGGGtctattttgattttcgttTACCTTGACCACTAATTTACTTGCATAACCTCTACCAATCACTTTCGCTGAATGCATGACTTTGGCAAATTGCCATATTCAAACGTAATCAGCCGGGATATACTCTCCAATTTTGTATAAAAACGTGAACAGACTGGACTGAAATTATCAGTTCACCAACTGTTTTCAGCAAGTTAACCACTACTCCAAAATGAAAGTAGGAAATATTTgatattattgaaatt
This sequence is a window from Daphnia pulicaria isolate SC F1-1A chromosome 7, SC_F0-13Bv2, whole genome shotgun sequence. Protein-coding genes within it:
- the LOC124350039 gene encoding cuticle protein 7-like isoform X5, which produces MKFIILAALFAVAAADSYRSAEYAPKYEAPAYKSTYEAKYETPQPYDFSWAVNDYYNDYEHSEKSVDGNVVTGSYRVVLPDGRTQIVTYKADSYGYVADVKYTGEAKYPEYVANNYKATTYSAPAYRPTAPTYSAPAYKPTAPSTYTAPTYSAPAPAYTATPVYKAPAVQPQY
- the LOC124350039 gene encoding cuticle protein 7-like isoform X4: MKFIILAALFAVAAADSYRSAEYAPKYEAPAYKSTYEAKYETPQPYDFSWAVNDYYNDYEHSEKSVDGNVVTGSYRVVLPDGRTQIVTYKADSYGYVADVKYTGEAKYPEYVANNYKATTYSAPAYRPTAPTYSAPAYKPTAPSTYTAPTYSAPAPAYTATPVYKAPAVQPQY
- the LOC124350039 gene encoding DNA-directed RNA polymerase II subunit rpb1-like isoform X1 — protein: MKFIILAALFAVAAADSYRSAEYAPKYEAPAYKSTYEAKYETPQPYDFSWAVNDYYNDYEHSEKSVDGNVVTGSYRVVLPDGRTQIVTYRADSYGYVADVKYTGEAKYPEYVENNYKATTYSAPAYKPTAPTYSAPAYKPTAPTYTAPTYTAPAKKGPTYTVTAPTYSAPAPAYTATPVYKAPAVQPQY